The stretch of DNA TTGGTGGCCATTCATTCCAGATATCATCGATAAATTGTCCTGTGTGTAAGACATTGGAACAGGTTGCCTTCTGCCAGGTGCAGAAGGTGCCTTTTGCCCTATaatttgctgctggccagGCAATCCTTGAGAAGGGAGCCCATGAGGTAGCCCCTGCTGGGGAAGGTAAGATGGAGAAGACGACCCATTGTAGTACTCTGTGCCTGGCGGTGGAGCGGGATATTGCTGTTGCGCTTGAGGTGCGGGAGCAGGTTGAACAGATTGGGCTGGATTCTGCTGCGGTGGATACTGCTGTGGGTGGTACTGTTGATACTGCTGCTGGGGAGGGAAATACTGTTGGTACTGTTGCGCAGGTTGAGCCTGTGGCTGGGATTGCGGCTGGACTTGCTGAGCTTCCCGCTGTTGGGCAAAAATGTTTGGAATAGGTTTTGGTTGGTAGCCGCCTGTTGGTCCTTGAGGGTTTTGCGTCTGGTCGGAAATCACATACGCACGGGCCATTTCGGAAAGCTCTTCAAGATCAGTTTCCATGTTCTGGTCCGGAACAACAACTTCATTTACATATTGGCCGTTGGTTGCCACAGCAGGTTGTGGATTCGTAGGGTATGATCTTTGGTTATTAGGCTGGTTGTACTCCTTATTTTCAAAGTTGAATGCATTATTGTCTGACTGAGAggctggaggagatggatGAACCGTGGAAGGATGGATTGCAGGCTGGGCCAGCCTACTTTCCGATTCCGCAatctctttctccttcaaggCGTTTTTCACTGAAAGTTCGTCCTGCTGCAGTTTCAGATGTCTGATATTTTCAGCGTTTTTGCGCAGCCAGAATATCGATGTTGGGTTTTCCAGGGTCGAAACATTGCTGGTGCATGCTTGTGTCATCATGGCGTACAAGAATTCCAAGTATGGAGTCTTGATGTGGAAGTCATCTGCAATGAGAATAGGTTGCAAAACAAGAAGGTCCAAGTAGATCTCATTCTGATTGTAGAAGTCGTAAAACAGTTTTGGGGCTTCTGAATAATCGGGGCTGAGGTCAACGACCGGGTATAATTGGCCCAATCGTTGGAGCATGGAGGATTCGCTGTCATagcttttgaaaagcttgcATCCCATGGTTTTAATGACACTgatgatctccttgatcagcCCCGAGATCAACGGTTTTGCCAAAATTTGTTCTTGGAGCTGATCCGGAAaaggtttttcaaataatATGGATAAGGGCTCAATAGTTATTTTCGGAAGTGCGAATTTCCATTGGTACGACAGGAACTCCACCGGGGTGCTGAGCTTGTAGACGTCAATTCCGGCACTCTCGAAAAGGTCCGATATCTCGTTGATGAGTTTGATGTCGGTTTTTGTGTATTCATTCTCGGTACCACTACGGCCGACGTATAGCAAGTCACTTTCTTTTTTGCTTTTGTAGACCTGGTAGTTATTATTTCCCACCAGACGGATATCGTAGTCGGACATTATGGATAGCACTGGGATGTCTGCGTCGAGTTGCATTGACAGCTTGACAAATGGCTCCAAGTTGACAAAGTTTGTGGACTCGACAATAATTGTAGGGACCGAGCCGACGGAAAGCTGGGCCACGACCaatttggccagcttgCCAAACACCAAAGCTAGATCCTGCAATGACGTGGCGGACACGAATATGTAGTCGATTTTGGTTCTAGAGAAGTCTGTGCTGGATAAATACAGATCGAGAGACTCGTATACCGTTGACAGCGAGTACCTGGAATTGCCAAACTGCAAAGAATTCCATTGGAAGGTGttatttgattttgcagaGGGACTGACCACCGTGAGATCACACGTTTTGGAGCTGAACAACCGCCAGTTATAAAAGGCAAGGTTGGGATGAGCCCCTATTGACAGCACGTTGTAACGGGAGGTCATAATAAAGACAAGTTTGTTCAAGGAACGGCCGTTAGCAATGAAGAAGGGTCAGAATTACTTGAGCAGGCCTTTGTTGAAGATCCAGCGAGTGCAAAATTTGGTCAGACGAAACAATGTTTGACTTTTAAGAAATTTCGGCGAAGGAGGGATCTAGTTTACAAACAGAATATGTTTGGCAGGGCAGGGGTGTGCACACGGAGCAGGGTGGGACTATCGACCTTAAAATTTTTTCCTACATCTTCAAATTTCCTCACGTCTACTGTGTATTGGGCAGGACGAAATGGCCTGCGACGATGCATAGTTCTGCCGGAAACCGGTCTGGACTCCATTGCTGGCTTGCCTCACCCGCTTTCTGGCTTTTGGGGTCAGGAACACGGACCGGCCGAATATAGTGGACGGAGAATAATCGAAAGCGTATCTCCGGTGGATGACTCCTGATTCCCTCGGTCATTGACTTTTGAACATTACTTCTTGAGCTGTAGTGGCAGACTGGTCATAGGATAAACGTTTCTGCATTGTAGCACTAAAGGGTGGCCGATTAGAAGGCGAAGCCTCGATAGATTTGAAGTAGTCAGACTTCCAGTCGCGTCACATTATCAGGTTTCTGTGTTGCCCTGATGTCTACAAACTACCCCCTAAGCGAGCCAGCCTTATATATCACACGCCTGTCTCCGCTCGTGATATTAGTAATTGAGAGATTATTGCGCAGAAATATAAAAGGCCGAAAAATTGCCATATAATTATTTGATTAATTTGCTCAATGTCTGCCAAACACTACAAGTTCGATGTCACAATGGCctgctctggctgctctAATGCTGTCAATCGTGTGCTCACGCGACTCCCAGGAGTGAAGAATGTCGAGATTTCGCTCGAGAAACAGACGGTCGACGTGATAAGCGACCTAGACTACGATACAGTGCTGCAGGCCATCTCGAAGACGGGAAAGAAGGTCAACGGTGGCACAATTGTGAGCGCATAGGTGGGATGGTCAGATGCCATCCAGTGTCCTTTTGGACTCCGTCAATGAATCCCGGCGAGTTGTGGCTGTTGCGCTTCTGAGTGGAGTCACCCGACTGCGGTCACATGACACAACAGACTGGCTTTTGCAATGCCGGTACGAAATGGACCTAATTGATAAGTTTTCGCAATGTTTAGCTCAAATTTATGCTTGAATGTCTTCCACGTAGCACTGGTCATGTAAACAGTAATTGCCCCGCCTGGCTCGAGGGTGAAATATTTTCCGATACGGTAAAGTCgaatctgaaaaaatctTGACAATTCTCAAATGGAAAACAAACGTTCTGCGTTGTCGCTGCCGGAACCGGCGCTCTCTCTGGTATCTGGAGGCATAGCAGGAGCATTATCACGGACTGCTGTATCGCCTATGGAGCGTGTCAAGGTTTTACAGCAAGTCCAAGGATCAACAAATTCGTACCAAGGTGTTTTCGGCTCGGTGCGTCAGATATGGAGAGAGGAAGGGTACAGGGGGCTGTATCGAGGAAACGGCATCAACTGCATTCGCGTGATTCCCTACTCTGCTGTCCAGTACGCGTCGTACCAGCGTCTGAAGCGGTTTCTAGCCCGTCCAGACGGCAGTCTCAGCACAGAAAGCAGACTGGTGGCCGGGACCGTTGCCGGATTTTTGTCGGTTTTGGTGTCGTATCCGATGGATCTGGTGAAAACGAGACTCTCTGTGCAGACGGCACAGCTCAGAAACCTCAAGAGCCGCGCATCGATCGAGAAACCGCCTGGGATGTGGCAGAGTCTCGTGAATATTTATCGCAACGAGGGAGGTATACCTGCGCTTTATCGAGGAATTATGCCGACTTCGTGGGGTGTGGCGCCCTACACGGCTCTCAACTTCACGATGTACGAGAGCatgaaggagctggtgcCCGAGAAACACCGCAAAAACCCTGCCATCGCGCTCACTCTTGGGGCCATCAGCGGCGGGGTGGGGCAGACTATAATTTATCCGATGGACGTTTTGCGTAGACGGTTCCAAGTGGCGACGCTGGGGGGCGGAGAAATGGGATTCCAGTACAAGTCGACGCCGGACGCGCTGGTGCAAATCGTCCGCAAAGAAGGGTACAAGGGACTGTACAAGGGGCTGCCGGCGAACATCTGGAAGATCTGCCCGTCGATGGCTGTGCAG from Ogataea parapolymorpha DL-1 chromosome VI, whole genome shotgun sequence encodes:
- a CDS encoding Styryl dye vacuolar localization protein 3, with protein sequence MTSRYNVLSIGAHPNLAFYNWRLFSSKTCDLTVVSPSAKSNNTFQWNSLQFGNSRYSLSTVYESLDLYLSSTDFSRTKIDYIFVSATSLQDLALVFGKLAKLVVAQLSVGSVPTIIVESTNFVNLEPFVKLSMQLDADIPVLSIMSDYDIRLVGNNNYQVYKSKKESDLLYVGRSGTENEYTKTDIKLINEISDLFESAGIDVYKLSTPVEFLSYQWKFALPKITIEPLSILFEKPFPDQLQEQILAKPLISGLIKEIISVIKTMGCKLFKSYDSESSMLQRLGQLYPVVDLSPDYSEAPKLFYDFYNQNEIYLDLLVLQPILIADDFHIKTPYLEFLYAMMTQACTSNVSTLENPTSIFWLRKNAENIRHLKLQQDELSVKNALKEKEIAESESRLAQPAIHPSTVHPSPPASQSDNNAFNFENKEYNQPNNQRSYPTNPQPAVATNGQYVNEVVVPDQNMETDLEELSEMARAYVISDQTQNPQGPTGGYQPKPIPNIFAQQREAQQVQPQSQPQAQPAQQYQQYFPPQQQYQQYHPQQYPPQQNPAQSVQPAPAPQAQQQYPAPPPGTEYYNGSSSPSYLPQQGLPHGLPSQGLPGQQQIIGQKAPSAPGRRQPVPMSYTQDNLSMISGMNGHQSTYEGQDYYGQMARQHSRQFKPTSRKNRKSTNLLNGVALGNDTRGMPSRQSMMLGPSQSSGMNNMQQPYPMRQSSSGTLNQLTRRSQTSNGLGINGPYKQPKPQQQQTAPPQKQPQPFAPPEFAQAPAAYPPAAITTESTAQRGPGSGSGSVSGSGSESSLPASSQANNLRPVPEATPAPNTPAYIPPATSETKVTEKKKKKRGFFGRKK
- a CDS encoding putative mitochondrial carrier encodes the protein MENKRSALSLPEPALSLVSGGIAGALSRTAVSPMERVKVLQQVQGSTNSYQGVFGSVRQIWREEGYRGLYRGNGINCIRVIPYSAVQYASYQRLKRFLARPDGSLSTESRLVAGTVAGFLSVLVSYPMDLVKTRLSVQTAQLRNLKSRASIEKPPGMWQSLVNIYRNEGGIPALYRGIMPTSWGVAPYTALNFTMYESMKELVPEKHRKNPAIALTLGAISGGVGQTIIYPMDVLRRRFQVATLGGGEMGFQYKSTPDALVQIVRKEGYKGLYKGLPANIWKICPSMAVQWMSYDLIRNLLQ